From the Manis javanica isolate MJ-LG chromosome 11, MJ_LKY, whole genome shotgun sequence genome, one window contains:
- the LOC108407212 gene encoding hemoglobin subunit beta has product MVHLTGEEKTAVTSLWGKVHVDDVGGEALGRLLVVYPWTRRFFDSFGDLSSAAAIMDNAKVKAHGKKVLNSFGDGLKNLDNLKGTFAHLSELHCDKLHVDPENFRLLGNVLVCVLARHFGKEFTPETQAAYQKVVAGVANALAHKYH; this is encoded by the exons ATGGTGCACCTGACTGGTGAGGAGAAGACTGCCGTCACCTCTCTGTGGGGCAAGGTGCACGTGGATGACGTTGGTGGTGAGGCCCTGGGCAG GCTGCTGGTGGTTTACCCCTGGACTCGGAGGTTCTTTGACTCCTTTGGCGACCTGTCCAGTGCTGCTGCCATCATGGACAATGCTAAGGTGAAGGCCCACGGCAAGAAGGTGCTCAACTCCTTCGGTGATGGCCTGAAGAACCTCGACAACCTCAAGGGCACCTTTGCTCACCTTAGTGAGCTGCACTGTGACAAGCTGCACGTGGATCCCGAGAACTTCAGG CTCCTGGGcaatgtgttggtgtgtgtgctGGCCCGCCACTTCGGCAAGGAATTCACCCCGGAAACGCAGGCTGCCTATCAGAAGGTGGTGGCTGGTGTGGCCAATGCCCTGGCCCACAAGTACCACTGA